From Marivirga harenae, one genomic window encodes:
- a CDS encoding DUF58 domain-containing protein, giving the protein MPDFEALKALQLYIKHHIEGVMIGMHQSPKTGFGIEFKEYRNYVPGDSLKQLDWKYYARTDHYMIKEAEMEKQHDFIFVLDRSLSMNFEMQNTSKFNWARTIIAALAFLADNQHDKYYIFNQENPPKDFDTFLYRMIQIQTREESNIRDLNPTREIRNKSTVFIFTDGYTDAEELQDLLKNWAIASDQVMLIHLLFENEEKLEFEGKYFTFKDLEGQGSVQVNTQEGLQDYQRKLSAWKKGIKDLCSKNSITYWQITGSDDIQKATFRMLNQFNQSRA; this is encoded by the coding sequence ATGCCCGACTTTGAAGCACTCAAGGCTCTTCAATTGTATATTAAACATCATATTGAAGGGGTGATGATTGGAATGCATCAAAGTCCGAAGACCGGATTTGGAATCGAATTTAAGGAATATAGGAATTATGTCCCTGGTGATTCACTGAAGCAACTGGATTGGAAATATTATGCCCGCACCGACCACTATATGATAAAAGAGGCGGAAATGGAAAAGCAACATGATTTCATATTCGTTTTAGATAGAAGTTTATCTATGAACTTTGAAATGCAAAATACAAGTAAATTTAATTGGGCTCGAACTATAATAGCCGCTCTGGCTTTTTTAGCCGATAATCAACACGATAAATACTATATTTTCAATCAAGAAAATCCCCCAAAAGACTTTGACACTTTTCTTTATAGAATGATTCAAATTCAAACCCGTGAAGAAAGCAATATCCGAGATTTGAATCCCACCCGAGAAATTCGAAATAAAAGCACAGTATTTATCTTTACCGATGGGTATACGGACGCTGAAGAGTTACAAGATTTACTGAAAAATTGGGCTATTGCCTCAGATCAAGTGATGTTGATCCATCTACTATTCGAAAATGAAGAAAAGCTGGAATTCGAAGGGAAGTATTTCACATTTAAGGATTTGGAAGGGCAGGGTAGTGTTCAGGTTAATACGCAAGAGGGATTGCAGGACTATCAAAGAAAACTTTCTGCTTGGAAAAAAGGAATAAAAGACCTTTGCTCAAAAAATAGTATTACATATTGGCAAATAACTGGCAGCGATGATATTCAGAAAGCAACTTTTCGAATGCTAAATCAATTTAATCAATCTCGGGCGTGA
- a CDS encoding response regulator transcription factor: MQQSRTAVIADDDKSTLRDLVTILESENFNVALALDTQHAIQLINKHHPQLIISEIGNQNYDGISLFTYLKNEVAINELDTKIIALTSNSDEKYEILSYETGIDFFLRKPLRKNAFKKRLSKFFDTEDSVFNLKPIEEYEIRDLYFDVKKRLLFKLPAKDLLQIQSKSYEILLFLARFPNQVFSREQLMQAIWGNSAKVTLRSVDIHILKIRQLLGEGYIKTIKGVGYLFKQKI, from the coding sequence ATGCAACAAAGCAGAACTGCGGTAATAGCGGACGATGACAAGAGTACATTAAGGGATTTGGTGACCATTCTGGAATCAGAAAATTTCAATGTAGCTCTCGCCTTAGATACTCAACATGCAATCCAACTAATCAATAAACACCATCCTCAATTAATCATTTCAGAAATTGGTAATCAGAATTATGATGGGATTAGCTTATTTACTTACCTGAAAAATGAAGTTGCAATTAACGAGCTGGATACTAAAATAATAGCCCTTACTTCCAATAGTGACGAGAAATACGAAATCCTAAGTTATGAAACAGGGATTGATTTTTTCTTAAGAAAGCCACTACGGAAAAATGCTTTTAAAAAGAGGTTGTCCAAATTCTTTGACACAGAAGACTCCGTTTTCAATTTAAAACCGATTGAAGAATATGAAATAAGAGATCTGTATTTTGATGTTAAAAAGCGATTGTTATTTAAACTTCCCGCCAAAGATTTGTTACAGATTCAATCTAAATCTTATGAAATACTTTTATTTTTAGCACGATTTCCAAACCAAGTATTTTCTCGAGAGCAGCTTATGCAAGCTATTTGGGGTAATTCCGCTAAGGTTACTTTGCGTTCTGTTGATATTCATATCTTGAAAATTAGACAATTGCTCGGAGAAGGTTATATCAAGACCATCAAGGGAGTGGGCTATTTATTCAAGCAAAAAATCTAA
- a CDS encoding AAA family ATPase has protein sequence MEDIQNTVTKFKEARKELSKAIIGQENVVSEVFMALLADGHILLEGVPGLGKTLLVRSLAKVLQLDFHRVQFTPDLMPSDIIGMEVLEEDRSTGKRFFQFNKGPIFTNILLADEINRTPPKTQSALLEAMQEREVTYAGKTYELPKPFFLLATQNPLEQSGTYPLPEAQLDRFLFYTVVKYPAEQEEVDILELTTGNKKNELNPSLTAEEILKARSWVRDIHIDKELLVKISQLVRSTRPQNSGNQLVKQYVDWGAGPRAGQSIVLASKAHAFLAGRLSVVPEDIKAVSLAVLRHRVVLNFVAKTEKFTVEDLIPHLLKEI, from the coding sequence ATGGAAGATATACAAAATACAGTTACGAAGTTTAAGGAAGCACGCAAGGAGCTCTCTAAAGCCATCATTGGACAAGAAAATGTTGTCAGTGAGGTTTTTATGGCACTATTGGCAGATGGTCATATTTTGTTAGAAGGAGTTCCCGGATTGGGAAAAACCCTTCTGGTTCGTTCTTTAGCAAAGGTTTTGCAACTGGATTTTCATAGAGTGCAGTTCACACCGGATTTGATGCCCTCGGACATTATTGGAATGGAGGTTCTGGAGGAAGACCGTAGTACTGGAAAGCGCTTTTTTCAATTTAATAAAGGGCCAATTTTCACTAACATATTGCTGGCCGATGAAATCAATAGAACGCCACCAAAAACACAATCTGCACTGCTAGAAGCCATGCAGGAGCGCGAGGTGACCTATGCTGGTAAGACTTATGAGTTACCAAAACCATTCTTTCTTTTGGCTACCCAAAATCCCTTGGAGCAATCAGGGACTTATCCACTGCCTGAAGCACAGTTAGATCGGTTTCTGTTTTATACCGTAGTGAAATATCCTGCAGAGCAAGAAGAAGTTGATATTCTAGAACTCACCACTGGAAATAAGAAAAATGAACTTAACCCAAGCCTTACTGCTGAGGAAATTCTAAAAGCCAGAAGTTGGGTTAGGGATATTCATATTGATAAAGAATTATTAGTAAAAATTAGTCAATTAGTCCGTTCTACTCGGCCACAAAATTCGGGAAATCAATTAGTAAAACAGTATGTGGATTGGGGGGCAGGTCCGCGAGCAGGTCAGTCGATTGTCTTGGCTTCAAAGGCTCATGCATTCTTAGCTGGACGCTTATCGGTTGTGCCTGAGGATATCAAAGCTGTTTCCTTGGCTGTTTTACGCCATAGAGTCGTTTTAAACTTTGTAGCGAAAACCGAAAAATTCACAGTTGAAGACTTAATTCCTCACTTACTAAAGGAGATATAG
- a CDS encoding M57 family metalloprotease, which translates to MTNLRKGVMYVLTFMAATVFMSSCQQDEEMATQIDESIVSEEVKDQLKDLGFDPSDAYREKFNNPLTGDQGFHYVVEGDILIEEKQLKEMSESELFHTGKFAEQYRTSNLVSQNSTIDVIGYTGNNANGLDSKMRTALQWAVDNYNALNTGLTFTLTYGTNYNSYDMVVYRVSGGGGGSAGFPSGGAPNKFIRINSGTSQYDTNVVEHVIGHEMGHSIGLRHTDWFNRSYSCGSGGSEGTAGVGAIHIPGTPTDIDPNSLMLACFSANEDGEFGYYDRVALEYLY; encoded by the coding sequence ATGACAAATTTAAGAAAAGGTGTCATGTATGTACTAACATTCATGGCCGCAACAGTATTCATGAGTTCATGCCAGCAAGATGAAGAAATGGCAACTCAAATTGACGAAAGTATTGTGTCAGAAGAAGTGAAAGATCAGTTAAAAGATCTTGGTTTCGATCCGAGCGATGCTTATCGTGAAAAGTTCAACAACCCTCTTACAGGAGATCAAGGATTCCATTATGTAGTAGAAGGTGACATTTTAATTGAAGAAAAACAATTAAAGGAAATGTCTGAGAGCGAATTATTCCACACGGGTAAATTTGCTGAACAGTATCGCACATCTAATCTTGTGAGCCAAAATAGCACAATAGACGTGATTGGTTATACTGGCAACAACGCTAATGGATTAGATTCGAAGATGCGAACTGCTCTTCAATGGGCTGTAGATAATTACAATGCATTGAACACTGGTTTAACATTCACATTAACCTATGGTACTAATTACAACTCATATGACATGGTAGTTTACCGAGTTAGTGGCGGAGGCGGTGGAAGTGCCGGATTCCCAAGCGGAGGAGCTCCTAATAAGTTTATCAGAATTAATTCAGGTACAAGTCAATATGACACAAATGTAGTGGAGCATGTAATTGGCCACGAGATGGGTCATTCAATAGGATTACGTCATACCGACTGGTTTAACCGTTCTTATTCTTGTGGATCTGGAGGAAGTGAAGGTACTGCAGGTGTTGGAGCAATCCATATTCCTGGCACTCCTACTGATATTGATCCTAATTCATTAATGCTTGCTTGCTTCAGCGCAAATGAGGATGGTGAATTTGGTTACTACGATAGAGTGGCTTTAGAATACCTATACTAA
- a CDS encoding S8 family peptidase has translation MKSCIRPRSIILYFCLFEGVQSIAQENESVLFYEPESYAIKSPNNIIEGNYYLVSDTTYLASTLDSSSSLEVIKRYLTGSYIVYLDPHANSILFKSEDIQPFHNIDDFWKTPNKNKINTKSILNGDYLVSVRDESKYLDFTRMQSMLSTIELQDGLFKLSVDSVGADKIINNIAITYIEKVAAKAESEVNVLDLNLHPNKINTIHAYFPNLNGAEELVSLKEPLYEVNNIDVRGRYINTGFESTVLDNHALEMATIISGNGNSSLNGFGVAPKSFHTSSSNESIIPDPIQYFVDNDIQTQNHSYGTEIESFYGIGASLYDKQVYDAPQILHIFSAGNSGLESADHGKYQNLTGYANITGNFKLAKNVLTIGAVDTTMNTIVLNSNGPAFDGRIKPELVAYSMTGTSNAAAYVSGVSVLLQQSYRQKFNSEMPAALTKAILINGADDIGVLGPDHKTGYGSLNAHEALLQLENGHFLEDDLIASEQSKYKIAIPENAINFRATLVWTDPPANPNDEIALVNDLNLHVRNQKDQKFLPWVLSTTPNIESLSAAASKGVDHLNNVEQVYIENVESDTLEIVISTEIPLNSRQNYSIVYDWEIENEFSWTSPTFKDNIPYNGETVSHLRWESSYSKGQKGDLYFKLVSEESWRAIAENVSLQTENFRWDPEMVNDFAQLKMEVEGSQYLSDTFSISAPLRLNVGFNCTDSLSFYWKSIEGVDYYTLFNLQENEMRLLVSTMDTSITVSKSDLKSSFLKVQAFKDDKPLIQGEAIDYNLQASNCFLQSYFVEAVQGEGIFHNIQLSSLVGIKDIQIQKMNALENNWDLLIELNPNSFKLEFLEEQPINGFNESRVIVNLDNGESVVSEIQSTYFVKDEEFILYPNPIWTEDDLKVFAKEPKTDAVITFYNLQGLEIISFPIPNDRNFLDLSSFEEGMYFYRISEEGEQYAQGKILIQN, from the coding sequence TTGAAATCTTGTATACGACCAAGATCAATAATATTATATTTTTGCCTTTTTGAAGGGGTCCAATCAATAGCTCAAGAAAATGAAAGTGTCTTATTTTATGAACCTGAGAGTTATGCGATAAAATCACCAAATAATATAATTGAAGGAAATTATTATTTGGTTAGCGATACTACATATTTGGCTTCTACTTTAGATTCATCGAGCAGTTTAGAAGTCATTAAGAGGTATTTAACTGGCTCATATATAGTGTATTTGGATCCTCATGCGAACTCAATACTGTTTAAATCAGAAGATATACAACCTTTTCACAATATAGATGATTTTTGGAAAACACCAAACAAAAATAAGATTAATACTAAATCAATTTTGAATGGGGATTATTTAGTTTCGGTAAGAGATGAGTCAAAGTACCTAGATTTTACTAGAATGCAATCTATGTTAAGTACTATTGAATTGCAAGATGGCCTCTTCAAGCTCTCTGTTGATAGCGTAGGTGCTGATAAAATTATAAATAATATAGCTATTACTTACATTGAGAAAGTGGCTGCTAAGGCTGAAAGTGAAGTAAATGTCTTAGATCTCAATTTGCACCCAAATAAGATTAATACAATTCATGCCTATTTTCCTAATCTTAATGGAGCAGAAGAGTTAGTCAGTTTAAAAGAGCCATTATATGAGGTTAATAATATTGATGTAAGGGGTCGATATATAAACACGGGTTTCGAAAGCACTGTTCTTGATAATCATGCTTTGGAAATGGCCACCATAATTTCTGGAAATGGGAATTCTTCTTTAAATGGTTTTGGTGTCGCACCCAAGTCTTTTCATACCTCGAGCTCAAATGAGTCTATTATTCCCGACCCGATTCAATATTTTGTAGATAATGATATCCAGACACAAAATCATTCTTATGGAACAGAGATAGAGTCTTTTTATGGCATAGGCGCTTCGCTTTACGACAAGCAAGTTTATGATGCTCCGCAAATCCTTCATATATTTTCAGCTGGAAATTCAGGTTTAGAAAGTGCCGATCATGGTAAGTATCAAAACCTTACAGGTTATGCGAATATTACTGGTAATTTTAAACTTGCTAAAAACGTTCTAACAATAGGTGCTGTAGATACAACAATGAACACGATTGTGCTCAATAGTAATGGCCCTGCATTTGATGGTAGAATAAAACCCGAATTGGTTGCATACAGTATGACTGGAACTTCAAATGCTGCCGCTTATGTAAGTGGAGTAAGCGTTTTGCTACAACAATCCTATCGCCAAAAATTTAATTCTGAAATGCCAGCAGCTTTAACAAAGGCTATTTTGATCAATGGAGCTGACGATATTGGTGTATTAGGACCAGATCATAAAACTGGATATGGCAGTTTAAATGCACACGAGGCACTCTTGCAACTAGAAAATGGCCATTTTCTTGAGGACGATCTTATAGCAAGTGAACAAAGCAAATACAAGATAGCCATTCCGGAAAATGCAATTAATTTTAGAGCCACATTAGTTTGGACAGATCCGCCAGCAAATCCAAATGACGAAATTGCCTTAGTGAATGATTTGAATTTGCACGTCAGAAACCAAAAGGATCAGAAGTTTTTACCTTGGGTGTTGTCTACTACTCCCAATATTGAATCTCTAAGTGCGGCTGCATCAAAAGGTGTGGATCATTTAAATAATGTAGAGCAGGTATATATAGAAAATGTTGAATCTGATACACTTGAAATTGTAATTAGCACTGAAATTCCATTGAATTCTCGTCAAAATTATTCAATCGTGTATGACTGGGAAATTGAAAATGAATTTAGCTGGACCAGCCCTACCTTTAAGGATAATATACCCTATAATGGAGAAACTGTTTCGCATTTAAGGTGGGAAAGTAGTTATTCTAAAGGGCAAAAAGGAGATTTGTATTTCAAATTAGTCTCTGAAGAGAGTTGGAGGGCAATTGCAGAAAACGTATCTCTTCAAACAGAGAATTTCAGATGGGATCCTGAAATGGTAAATGATTTTGCACAATTGAAAATGGAAGTTGAGGGTTCCCAGTACTTAAGCGACACTTTTTCTATCTCAGCACCACTAAGATTAAATGTGGGCTTTAATTGCACAGATTCTCTGTCTTTTTATTGGAAATCAATAGAGGGCGTAGATTATTATACGCTTTTCAACTTGCAAGAAAATGAAATGAGGTTACTTGTGAGCACTATGGACACTAGTATTACCGTTAGTAAATCAGATTTAAAGAGCTCATTTTTAAAGGTTCAAGCATTCAAGGATGATAAGCCCTTAATTCAAGGCGAAGCGATTGACTATAATCTGCAAGCTTCAAATTGCTTTTTACAATCCTATTTTGTTGAAGCTGTTCAGGGAGAAGGTATTTTCCACAACATCCAATTATCATCTTTGGTAGGAATTAAGGATATTCAAATTCAAAAGATGAACGCTCTGGAAAATAACTGGGACTTATTAATTGAACTTAATCCCAATTCCTTTAAGCTGGAATTTTTAGAAGAACAGCCGATCAATGGTTTTAATGAATCTAGAGTAATAGTAAATCTTGATAACGGAGAAAGTGTAGTAAGTGAAATACAATCTACTTATTTTGTTAAAGATGAAGAATTCATTCTATATCCCAATCCAATATGGACTGAAGATGATTTAAAAGTATTTGCTAAAGAACCCAAGACCGATGCAGTCATTACCTTTTATAATTTGCAGGGTTTAGAAATTATTTCTTTCCCTATTCCGAATGACCGTAATTTTCTTGATTTGAGTTCATTTGAAGAGGGGATGTATTTTTACAGAATTAGTGAAGAAGGAGAACAATATGCTCAAGGGAAAATATTAATTCAAAATTAA
- a CDS encoding DUF4159 domain-containing protein, giving the protein MNKFFFTRLQYESGDWNVDQRMPSNLLNSLIEYTNMPVDTTERVVALSSEEIFECPFCYLSGHKLVQFTQAEKENFTKYIDNGGFIFVDDCNHDIDGLFAKSFESQMDEIYGEEVLAKIPDNHPIYFSFFEFEDGPPTTSQELNGWGDDIVHDYLKAIEIDGKIRVLYSNKDYGCEWDYDFRNKRWLAEDNTKFGVNIVMYAIFN; this is encoded by the coding sequence ATGAATAAATTTTTCTTCACACGCTTGCAATATGAATCGGGAGACTGGAACGTGGATCAAAGGATGCCAAGCAACCTATTAAATTCACTAATTGAATATACCAATATGCCAGTGGATACCACAGAAAGGGTGGTAGCCTTAAGCAGTGAGGAAATATTTGAATGCCCGTTTTGCTATTTAAGTGGCCATAAACTGGTGCAGTTTACACAAGCTGAAAAGGAAAATTTCACTAAATACATTGATAATGGAGGATTCATTTTTGTTGATGATTGCAATCACGACATAGATGGGCTTTTTGCTAAATCATTTGAAAGCCAAATGGATGAAATTTACGGGGAAGAAGTACTTGCGAAAATACCCGATAATCACCCCATTTATTTCAGTTTTTTTGAATTTGAAGATGGCCCACCTACCACTTCGCAAGAACTAAATGGCTGGGGTGATGACATTGTCCATGATTACTTAAAAGCGATTGAAATCGATGGTAAAATACGAGTGTTATATAGCAATAAAGATTATGGATGCGAATGGGACTATGATTTCAGAAACAAACGATGGTTGGCTGAAGATAATACCAAGTTTGGGGTGAATATTGTAATGTATGCGATTTTCAATTGA
- a CDS encoding sugar transferase: protein MYKKFIKPFFDKLTALIAFLVASPIFLVVALLLAIFQNGKIFFTQKRPGLNEEVFLLIKFKTMRDDKNEKGELLPDSERLTWIGKLVRKTSMDEIPQLFNIIKGDMSFIGPRPLLVEYLPLYSQQQRQRHLVTPGITGWAQINGRNTISWQKKFEYDVWYVHNQSFLLDLKIIFLTIFKVFKAEGISGEGVATMEKFRGN from the coding sequence ATGTACAAAAAATTTATTAAACCTTTTTTTGACAAGTTGACTGCCTTAATTGCTTTTTTAGTTGCAAGTCCAATATTTCTCGTGGTTGCTTTACTATTAGCAATATTTCAAAACGGAAAAATCTTTTTTACACAGAAAAGACCTGGTTTAAACGAGGAAGTATTCTTGTTGATTAAGTTTAAAACCATGAGAGATGATAAAAATGAAAAAGGGGAACTATTACCTGATTCAGAAAGACTTACTTGGATTGGTAAACTAGTAAGAAAAACGAGCATGGATGAAATCCCGCAGTTATTCAATATTATAAAAGGGGATATGTCTTTTATTGGGCCGCGACCATTGTTGGTGGAGTATTTACCTCTTTACAGTCAGCAGCAAAGGCAACGGCATTTGGTAACGCCAGGCATCACAGGTTGGGCGCAAATAAACGGCAGAAATACCATTAGCTGGCAAAAGAAATTCGAATATGATGTTTGGTATGTTCATAATCAATCCTTTCTGCTGGATTTGAAAATCATATTTTTGACCATTTTTAAAGTTTTCAAAGCAGAAGGAATCAGTGGGGAAGGGGTGGCTACAATGGAGAAGTTTAGGGGCAATTAA
- a CDS encoding BatA domain-containing protein, whose protein sequence is MNWLNPIALWGLTALIIPIIIHLWSKNKTREIAFGSIRFLKESSTLQSKRIQFSELPLLLLRLLILVLLVMLLARWFTLEEVEKQKALLLGEGIEVPQAFADNKDLMVLNTSPNHDTGNHWYFLERIAQENPEIDSLVYINNFKNTDFTGAIPKLNFNVEFISADNPVTTFEGFKSQDTLLIHFDKLPLAAEKKFDKVLKANTLYTSGKVNFRKSDKSKAHLIFANSRQKLEANQVILSDSISGDYHLHKKHSYTNLYLSKEWVNNSLQEDLFLSVVTEFIAQIVEPNYQYSSFKEIYERSTANEESVQEAKIFDNELLIIIVFLIALERVLSFRKRNA, encoded by the coding sequence GTGAATTGGCTTAATCCCATAGCGCTCTGGGGCTTAACTGCTTTGATAATTCCTATTATCATCCATTTATGGAGCAAGAATAAAACAAGGGAAATTGCTTTTGGAAGTATCCGCTTTTTAAAGGAAAGTAGCACCTTACAATCCAAAAGAATTCAATTCTCGGAACTTCCTTTGCTATTATTGCGACTTTTGATTTTGGTATTGCTTGTGATGCTTTTAGCAAGGTGGTTCACATTGGAAGAAGTGGAAAAACAAAAAGCTTTATTGCTGGGGGAAGGAATTGAAGTTCCTCAGGCCTTTGCAGATAATAAAGATCTTATGGTTTTAAACACCTCTCCAAATCATGACACTGGAAATCATTGGTATTTTCTGGAACGGATTGCACAAGAAAATCCAGAAATTGATTCGCTAGTGTATATTAATAATTTTAAGAATACTGATTTCACTGGAGCTATACCCAAATTAAATTTCAATGTAGAATTTATTTCAGCGGATAATCCTGTTACAACATTTGAAGGGTTTAAGAGCCAGGATACTTTACTTATCCATTTTGATAAGCTTCCGCTAGCTGCGGAAAAAAAGTTCGACAAAGTATTGAAAGCAAATACATTATATACAAGTGGGAAAGTTAATTTCAGGAAATCTGATAAGTCAAAAGCTCATTTGATTTTTGCTAATTCAAGGCAGAAGCTGGAAGCCAATCAAGTGATATTGAGTGACAGTATATCAGGTGATTATCACCTTCATAAGAAGCATAGTTATACTAATTTGTACCTAAGTAAAGAATGGGTTAATAATTCCCTTCAAGAGGATTTGTTTTTGTCCGTGGTTACAGAATTTATTGCTCAAATAGTCGAGCCAAATTATCAATATTCTTCATTTAAAGAAATCTATGAAAGATCTACTGCAAATGAAGAGTCGGTACAAGAAGCCAAAATATTTGACAATGAGCTGCTTATAATAATTGTTTTCTTAATCGCATTAGAAAGAGTTTTAAGCTTCAGGAAAAGAAATGCATAA
- a CDS encoding SDR family oxidoreductase produces MQNLENKTALITGGSKGIGYGIAEALLAKGINVAITSRSQESADKAAESLAKNAKAEVLGLQADVRSFENQQTCVNAVLDKWGKLDIVIANAGLGHFAPIDEMEIDKWNEVIDTNLTGVFYTIKSSVEALKKNGGYFFTISSLAGTNFFPGGSAYNASKFGLTGFTQSVMLDLRQEGINVSTIMPGSVATYFNDHEPNEKDFWKIQKEDIGQMVVDLLEMNPRTLPSKIEVRPSRPPQK; encoded by the coding sequence ATGCAAAACTTAGAAAATAAAACAGCACTTATAACAGGAGGAAGTAAAGGTATTGGATATGGTATTGCAGAAGCATTATTGGCAAAAGGTATAAATGTAGCTATTACAAGTAGGAGTCAGGAGTCAGCGGATAAAGCTGCAGAGTCTTTAGCAAAAAATGCGAAAGCTGAGGTTTTAGGACTTCAAGCTGATGTGAGATCATTTGAAAATCAGCAAACATGTGTGAATGCCGTATTGGATAAATGGGGAAAATTAGATATCGTGATTGCGAATGCAGGTTTAGGACATTTCGCTCCTATTGATGAAATGGAAATTGATAAATGGAATGAAGTCATAGATACTAATTTAACTGGCGTCTTCTATACAATTAAATCTAGTGTTGAAGCATTAAAGAAAAATGGAGGTTATTTCTTCACAATATCTAGTTTAGCAGGCACTAATTTCTTTCCTGGTGGTTCAGCTTACAATGCCAGTAAGTTTGGTCTGACTGGTTTTACGCAATCAGTGATGTTAGATCTGAGACAAGAGGGTATTAACGTTTCAACTATAATGCCAGGGTCTGTGGCTACTTATTTCAATGATCACGAGCCGAACGAAAAAGATTTCTGGAAAATTCAAAAGGAAGATATTGGGCAGATGGTTGTTGATTTGTTAGAAATGAACCCAAGAACATTGCCAAGTAAGATAGAGGTGAGACCAAGTAGACCACCGCAGAAGTAG
- a CDS encoding succinylglutamate desuccinylase/aspartoacylase family protein, producing the protein MILHGIEIEPGEEKVVDVNIARLPSHTTIDVSITVARAVEPGPVLLLMGGLHGDEINGSEIVRRMIEKNDHIPKIGTVICIPIINVYGFIYFSRYVPDGKDVNRSFPGNKNGSLASRMAYFLTNEIIPLIDYGIDFHTGGADRTNYPQIRCMMKDEKNVQLAEAFHAPFTLDSKFRPNSLRQTANKFGKNILVYEGGESSRFDEFAIREGIKGTKRMMQHLGMCEESEKASYENLVIKNSSWVRAKKSGVFLSAVKSGDVIKKNQLLGHVNDPFGGFKSKITSSVNGYVIGLNHNPIVHQGDAIMHLGVIK; encoded by the coding sequence ATGATTTTACACGGAATTGAAATTGAGCCAGGAGAGGAAAAAGTGGTAGATGTGAATATTGCCAGACTCCCTTCGCATACTACTATAGACGTATCAATTACAGTGGCTAGGGCTGTTGAACCGGGGCCTGTATTACTATTGATGGGAGGTTTACATGGTGATGAAATCAATGGTTCTGAAATTGTAAGGAGAATGATCGAGAAAAACGATCATATTCCTAAGATTGGAACCGTAATCTGCATCCCTATTATCAATGTATATGGTTTCATTTATTTCTCTCGATATGTTCCGGATGGTAAGGATGTTAATCGATCATTTCCAGGAAATAAAAATGGTTCATTAGCTTCCAGGATGGCGTACTTTTTGACAAATGAGATTATTCCATTGATTGATTATGGAATTGATTTTCATACAGGTGGAGCCGATAGAACCAATTACCCTCAAATAAGATGTATGATGAAGGATGAAAAAAATGTGCAGTTAGCAGAGGCTTTTCATGCTCCATTTACATTAGATTCTAAATTTCGGCCAAATTCTTTGCGACAAACGGCCAATAAGTTCGGAAAGAATATTTTGGTATATGAAGGTGGTGAATCTTCCCGCTTCGATGAATTTGCTATTCGTGAAGGTATTAAAGGTACAAAAAGGATGATGCAACACTTGGGAATGTGTGAAGAATCTGAAAAAGCCAGTTATGAGAATTTAGTTATAAAAAACTCATCTTGGGTGAGGGCCAAAAAATCAGGTGTATTTCTTTCTGCTGTCAAAAGTGGGGATGTAATTAAAAAGAATCAGTTATTAGGACATGTGAATGATCCCTTTGGCGGCTTTAAAAGTAAAATTACTTCTTCAGTGAATGGTTATGTTATAGGTCTCAATCATAACCCCATTGTGCATCAAGGAGATGCTATTATGCATTTGGGCGTAATCAAGTAG